One part of the Streptomyces sp. NBC_00286 genome encodes these proteins:
- a CDS encoding enoyl-CoA hydratase/isomerase family protein: protein MSIDQIAPPEGTVRAETDGDVATLVLDRSAKLNALTPEMLDALEAALRAVAAGDARVVVVRGAGPKAFCVGADINRFASLSSVEMWREWTARGHRVFDLLASLRQPTVAVVHGVAAGGGLELALACDFRIVTTDARLSLPEVGLGTVPGWGGTERLTELVGRARAKQIVLARQQVDGPTAAAWGLATECPAPDAAEEAVTDLVDRLSGGSPIAVQIAKQLIDAAAEGAPSRVLEALGGGLASATEDLIEGMRAFHERRAPHFRGL from the coding sequence ATGAGCATCGATCAGATCGCGCCGCCTGAGGGGACGGTACGGGCCGAGACCGACGGCGACGTCGCCACACTCGTCCTCGACCGGTCCGCCAAGCTCAACGCGCTCACTCCCGAGATGCTGGACGCCCTCGAAGCGGCACTCCGCGCCGTCGCCGCCGGTGACGCCCGGGTGGTCGTGGTGCGCGGCGCCGGCCCGAAGGCGTTCTGCGTCGGGGCGGACATCAACCGGTTCGCTTCCCTCAGCTCCGTCGAGATGTGGCGGGAGTGGACCGCCCGCGGCCATCGCGTCTTCGACCTGCTGGCCTCGCTGCGCCAGCCGACGGTCGCCGTGGTGCACGGCGTGGCGGCGGGCGGCGGCCTGGAGCTCGCGCTCGCCTGCGACTTCAGGATCGTCACTACGGATGCCCGGCTCAGCCTGCCCGAGGTCGGCCTGGGCACAGTGCCCGGCTGGGGCGGCACCGAGCGGCTCACCGAGCTGGTCGGCCGGGCCCGTGCCAAGCAGATCGTCCTGGCCCGGCAACAGGTGGACGGGCCGACCGCCGCCGCCTGGGGCCTGGCCACCGAGTGCCCCGCTCCGGACGCCGCCGAGGAAGCCGTGACGGACCTCGTCGACCGGCTGAGCGGCGGCTCACCCATAGCCGTCCAGATCGCCAAACAGCTGATCGACGCCGCGGCCGAGGGCGCCCCCAGCCGCGTACTGGAGGCCCTCGGGGGCGGCCTGGCCTCGGCCACCGAGGACCTCATCGAAGGGATGCGCGCCTTCCACGAGCGGCGCGCCCCGCACTTCCGCGGGCTCTGA
- a CDS encoding aldehyde dehydrogenase family protein → MTAHQITAVERLMVIDGKDVGAAGDEWFERESPAHDVVVGRYPRARAADVDNAVRAARRAFDEGPWPRLSGADRARRLHKVAELIRRDAEQLARTEVLESGKPISQARDEIEGSAGLWEYAATLARHSYGDAHNQLGTDVLALVVHEPVGVVGVITPWNFPLLIVSQKLPFALAVGCTAVVKPSELTPGTTVHLTRLLLEAGIPEGVVNTVTGAGETGAALTSHPGVDLVSFTGSTAVGRIVARTAGEQLKRVELELGGKNPQIVLPDADLDAALDAIVFGVCFNAGECCNSGSRVLVHRDIAEELQAAVVERSRRVPVGDPLDEATKVGAIVNQEQLDTIERYVGEGRADGARILLGGDRLALPAGTGRFYRPTVFTGVTEDMSIAREEIFGPVLSLITFDDLDDAIRIANSTMYGLSAGIWTRDIDAALTAARGIRAGTVWVNRWMDGYPELPFGGYGASGLGRELGRQAIAAFTETKTVQLQVGPRTARWLPEEA, encoded by the coding sequence ATGACCGCCCATCAGATCACTGCCGTCGAACGGCTGATGGTCATCGACGGCAAGGACGTCGGGGCCGCCGGCGACGAGTGGTTCGAACGGGAGAGCCCCGCGCACGACGTCGTCGTCGGCCGCTACCCCCGGGCCCGGGCCGCCGACGTGGACAACGCCGTGCGGGCCGCCCGCCGCGCCTTCGACGAGGGCCCCTGGCCTCGCCTGTCCGGTGCCGACCGGGCGCGGCGGCTGCACAAGGTCGCCGAGCTGATCCGCCGCGACGCCGAGCAGCTCGCCCGCACCGAGGTACTGGAGAGCGGCAAGCCGATCAGCCAGGCCCGCGACGAGATCGAAGGCAGCGCAGGACTGTGGGAGTACGCCGCCACCCTCGCCCGGCACTCCTACGGTGACGCCCACAACCAGCTCGGCACGGACGTCCTCGCGCTCGTCGTCCATGAACCGGTCGGTGTCGTCGGGGTGATCACGCCCTGGAACTTCCCCCTGCTGATCGTCAGCCAGAAGCTGCCCTTCGCGCTGGCCGTCGGCTGCACCGCCGTGGTCAAGCCCAGCGAGCTCACCCCCGGGACCACCGTGCACCTGACCCGGCTGCTGCTGGAGGCGGGCATCCCGGAAGGGGTCGTCAACACCGTGACGGGCGCCGGAGAGACAGGGGCGGCCCTGACGTCCCACCCCGGCGTCGACCTGGTCTCCTTCACCGGTTCCACCGCCGTCGGACGCATAGTCGCCCGCACCGCGGGCGAGCAGCTCAAGCGCGTCGAACTCGAACTCGGCGGCAAGAACCCGCAGATCGTCCTCCCCGACGCCGACCTGGACGCGGCGCTGGACGCGATCGTCTTCGGCGTCTGCTTCAACGCCGGGGAGTGCTGCAACTCCGGAAGCCGCGTCCTCGTACACCGTGACATCGCCGAAGAGCTGCAGGCGGCGGTCGTCGAGCGCTCGCGCCGGGTCCCGGTCGGCGACCCCCTCGACGAGGCGACCAAGGTCGGCGCGATCGTCAACCAGGAGCAGCTGGACACCATCGAACGCTACGTCGGCGAAGGCAGGGCCGACGGCGCGCGGATCCTGCTCGGTGGCGACCGGCTCGCCCTGCCCGCCGGGACCGGCCGCTTCTACCGTCCGACCGTCTTCACCGGCGTCACCGAGGACATGTCCATCGCCCGCGAGGAGATCTTCGGCCCGGTCCTGTCGCTGATCACTTTCGACGACCTGGACGACGCGATCCGCATCGCCAACTCCACCATGTACGGGCTGTCCGCCGGCATCTGGACCCGCGACATCGACGCGGCGCTGACGGCCGCCCGCGGTATCCGGGCGGGCACCGTCTGGGTCAACCGCTGGATGGACGGCTACCCCGAACTGCCCTTCGGCGGCTACGGCGCCAGCGGCCTGGGCCGCGAACTGGGACGGCAGGCGATCGCCGCGTTCACCGAGACCAAGACGGTTCAGCTCCAGGTCGGCCCACGCACCGCCCGCTGGCTTCCCGAGGAGGCGTGA
- a CDS encoding acyl CoA:acetate/3-ketoacid CoA transferase, translated as MRTVPAVTAAEAAEMIPDGAVVSVSSSSALGCPDAVLAGIGEHFAQTGSPRGLTTVHPIAAGDMYGVPGIDHLARPGLLSRIIAGSYPSGPSSAEPPRIWKMIEADEVEAYNLPSGAVFQMHRAGAVRQPGVLSDVGLDTFVDPRHQGGRMNSATGEDLVTLEQRDGQEWLFYPAIRPNVAIIRATTADECGNLTFEDEGSTLGALDQAYAAHNNGGVVIAQVKRIAAAGTLDPRQVRVPGILVDALVVHEEQWQTTQTVYDPAISGQIRRPLEVVEPAPWGLEKIIARRAAQELREDDTVNLGFGISALIPRVLVEEGRADAVTWVIEQGAVGGVPLTGFAFGCALNPQALMPSIDQFTLLQGGGFQRAMLSFLEIDRYGDVNVHHLPGRRHVTAGVGGFADITSAARNIVFSGNFTAGRRDIAVEDGRLTIRQDGAVPKLVDRVSAVTFSGRRALAQGRSVRYVTERCVLELRRQGLTVIEIAPGADLQMDVLDKAAFPLAVADDLREMDGRLFRPEPVGLALDTPHHTKAGMR; from the coding sequence ATGCGCACAGTGCCCGCGGTCACCGCTGCCGAGGCAGCCGAAATGATCCCGGACGGAGCGGTCGTCTCGGTGAGTTCCTCCTCCGCGCTGGGCTGCCCGGACGCCGTCCTCGCCGGTATCGGTGAGCACTTCGCGCAGACGGGGTCGCCGCGCGGGCTGACCACGGTGCACCCCATCGCGGCCGGCGACATGTACGGCGTTCCGGGCATCGACCACCTGGCACGCCCCGGGCTGCTCTCTCGGATCATCGCCGGTTCCTATCCCAGCGGGCCGTCGTCCGCCGAACCGCCGCGCATCTGGAAGATGATCGAGGCCGACGAAGTGGAGGCATACAACCTCCCCTCCGGCGCGGTCTTCCAGATGCACCGCGCGGGCGCCGTCCGGCAGCCCGGGGTCCTCAGCGACGTCGGACTCGACACCTTCGTCGACCCCCGGCACCAAGGCGGCCGGATGAACTCCGCCACCGGCGAGGACCTCGTCACCCTCGAGCAACGCGACGGCCAGGAATGGCTGTTCTACCCCGCGATACGTCCCAATGTGGCGATCATCAGGGCGACCACGGCCGACGAGTGCGGCAACCTCACCTTCGAGGACGAGGGCTCCACTCTCGGCGCCCTGGACCAGGCGTACGCCGCGCACAACAACGGCGGTGTCGTCATCGCCCAGGTCAAGCGGATCGCCGCGGCGGGCACCCTGGACCCGCGGCAGGTACGGGTGCCCGGCATCCTCGTCGACGCCCTGGTGGTGCACGAGGAGCAGTGGCAGACCACGCAGACGGTCTACGATCCCGCGATCAGCGGCCAGATACGCCGCCCGCTGGAGGTCGTCGAACCGGCGCCTTGGGGGCTGGAGAAGATCATCGCCCGGCGGGCCGCACAGGAACTGCGCGAGGACGACACCGTCAACCTCGGCTTCGGCATCTCCGCCCTGATCCCCCGAGTCCTCGTCGAGGAGGGCCGTGCCGATGCCGTCACCTGGGTCATCGAGCAGGGTGCCGTCGGCGGGGTGCCGCTCACCGGGTTCGCGTTCGGCTGCGCGCTCAATCCGCAGGCCCTGATGCCCAGCATCGACCAGTTCACGCTGCTGCAGGGCGGTGGCTTCCAGCGCGCCATGCTCTCCTTCCTGGAGATCGACCGGTACGGCGACGTCAACGTGCACCACCTGCCGGGCCGCCGCCATGTCACCGCAGGCGTCGGAGGCTTCGCCGACATCACCTCCGCGGCCCGGAACATCGTCTTCAGCGGCAACTTCACCGCCGGGCGGCGCGACATCGCCGTCGAGGACGGACGGCTGACCATCCGTCAGGACGGGGCGGTGCCCAAACTCGTGGACCGCGTCAGCGCGGTCACCTTCTCCGGCCGCCGGGCCCTCGCCCAGGGCCGCTCGGTCCGCTATGTCACCGAGCGCTGTGTGCTCGAACTCCGCCGGCAAGGCCTCACCGTGATCGAGATCGCGCCCGGTGCCGATCTTCAGATGGACGTACTCGACAAGGCCGCCTTCCCGCTCGCCGTCGCAGACGATCTGCGCGAGATGGACGGGCGGCTGTTCCGCCCGGAGCCCGTCGGCCTGGCACTGGACACCCCGCACCACACCAAGGCAGGTATGCGATGA
- a CDS encoding Gfo/Idh/MocA family protein: MRTSARTPRWGLIGASDIAATRMVPAMRRLGHGVTAVCGSSAPRTTAWAAAHGVPHATTSVEDLLARDDIDAVYISTTNELHLPRTLAAAAAGKHMLCEKPLALSLADAWSMVDACKAAGVVLGVNHHLPGAATHRRIRELVAAGAVGRPLAARVFHAVALPERLRGWRLRDPGAGAGVVLDITCHDASVTNALFGTPVEATALTVRQGPWEAAAEDAAMSVVRYGDGVLAQTHDAFTVAHAPTGLEVHGTDGSISAVDVMTQDPVGTVHLRDAAGSREIDVPGRRDLYEVVLEAFGHAVRGTGEPAVTGPQGVHALAVALAVQEAARTGRTTPVVLSPAAAR; encoded by the coding sequence ATGAGGACCTCGGCCCGCACACCCCGCTGGGGACTGATCGGGGCCAGCGACATCGCGGCGACCCGCATGGTCCCGGCCATGCGTCGGCTCGGCCACGGCGTCACCGCCGTCTGCGGCTCCTCGGCACCCCGCACCACCGCCTGGGCGGCGGCGCATGGCGTCCCGCACGCCACCACCAGCGTCGAGGACCTGCTGGCCCGCGACGACATCGACGCGGTCTACATCAGTACGACCAACGAACTGCACCTGCCCCGCACACTCGCCGCGGCCGCCGCCGGCAAGCACATGCTGTGCGAGAAGCCGCTCGCGCTCTCCCTCGCCGACGCCTGGTCGATGGTCGACGCCTGCAAGGCCGCGGGCGTGGTGCTGGGCGTCAACCACCATCTGCCCGGCGCCGCCACCCATCGCCGTATCCGCGAACTCGTCGCGGCGGGCGCGGTGGGGAGGCCGCTGGCAGCCCGGGTGTTCCACGCGGTGGCGCTGCCCGAACGGCTGCGCGGCTGGCGGCTGCGCGATCCGGGGGCCGGTGCGGGGGTCGTACTGGACATCACCTGCCATGACGCCTCCGTCACCAACGCGCTGTTCGGTACACCCGTCGAAGCCACGGCTCTGACGGTGCGTCAGGGACCGTGGGAGGCGGCGGCCGAGGACGCCGCGATGAGCGTCGTCCGCTACGGCGACGGCGTCCTGGCCCAGACCCACGACGCCTTCACCGTCGCCCATGCCCCCACCGGCCTGGAGGTGCACGGCACCGACGGGTCGATCAGCGCGGTGGACGTGATGACGCAGGACCCGGTCGGCACGGTCCACCTGCGGGACGCCGCCGGGTCCCGGGAGATCGACGTACCCGGTCGGCGCGACCTGTACGAGGTGGTCCTGGAAGCGTTCGGCCACGCGGTCCGCGGCACGGGCGAGCCTGCGGTCACCGGCCCGCAGGGAGTGCACGCGCTCGCGGTCGCCCTCGCCGTCCAGGAGGCCGCCCGCACCGGGCGCACCACACCCGTCGTCCTCTCCCCCGCCGCGGCGCGCTGA
- a CDS encoding GMC family oxidoreductase, with protein MTTSSPSSGAARTALTATEARVADAFFERLFPADEHGPGARAIGVLDYVDRALAGHDSRLVPLYQTVLAAFDASARGTFGHGFAELRSDQQDALVQHLSEGRLGNALSGEAKAGDAPPGDGLSGDALSGEAMPGDAPLGEALLGAEEQQLAFAQLRAHLQEGLFADPAHGGNRDAAGWRLLGHPGVWLENSAEENLSPEPVTKGGIVRTLADVVDALPHDEAEEAWTREAYRNAVSPKATDSADEVDVLLVGVGAMGGLVAQTFAEAGLTVVGLEAGPWRGKDDFRPDELGDAYYARAGLGPKFQQETPRWRQDADDAGSQEATFSLGRMVNGVGGSAGHYGAWLRRFHPWHFRPLTRITEQYGRDILPEDCTLADWPVTYEELEPYYTRLEHLIGVAGDDSNPYVERSKPLPMPPMRPFSLGERFRTATEARGLHPHPVPVGLNTVEYGGRPATTYSAWSNGLGTSSGDRWHPGLGPVPQALRTGRFELRTHCRAIRVLLDSTGAAVGVEYLDPHGRVRTQHARAVILSAYTYENLRLMFVSADGKHPDGLGNTTGQLGKHYMTKMFAHVNGFLPDVYLNRHTGPAAQGMVLDDYVAERFDFAAHGFVGGATLGAEQQFLPLQISRECLPPDVRPWGRSYRAHLLRWQHQGVVRIQPDALPYAGHFVDLDPRHRDRSGVGMPVVRVTYRLRENERRLAAWMGEQAAGILREMGAATTWEGPHFTGVGSSHDLGGCRFGEDPADTVLDPWLAVHDTPGLHVYGGAAFPSCPGINPTLTIWAVVLRAAEKLAGDLGGSVV; from the coding sequence ATGACCACCTCCTCCCCGTCGTCCGGCGCGGCCCGCACCGCGCTGACCGCCACCGAGGCGCGCGTCGCCGACGCCTTCTTCGAACGGCTCTTCCCCGCCGACGAGCACGGTCCTGGAGCCCGCGCCATCGGCGTCCTCGACTACGTCGACCGGGCCCTCGCCGGTCACGACAGCCGCCTCGTCCCCCTCTATCAGACCGTCCTCGCGGCCTTCGACGCCTCGGCCCGCGGCACCTTCGGCCACGGCTTCGCCGAGTTGCGAAGCGACCAACAGGACGCGCTCGTGCAGCACTTGAGCGAGGGTCGGCTCGGCAACGCACTGTCCGGCGAGGCAAAGGCTGGTGACGCGCCGCCCGGCGACGGGCTGTCCGGCGACGCACTGTCCGGCGAGGCAATGCCCGGTGACGCGCCACTCGGCGAGGCACTGCTCGGCGCCGAAGAGCAGCAGCTCGCCTTCGCCCAGCTGCGGGCTCATCTGCAGGAAGGGCTGTTCGCCGACCCTGCCCACGGCGGCAACCGTGACGCTGCGGGCTGGCGGCTGCTCGGCCACCCCGGCGTCTGGCTGGAGAACTCCGCCGAGGAGAACCTCTCCCCCGAGCCGGTGACCAAGGGCGGAATCGTCCGTACCCTCGCCGACGTCGTGGACGCGCTGCCGCACGACGAGGCGGAGGAGGCGTGGACGCGGGAGGCGTACCGCAACGCCGTGTCGCCGAAGGCGACCGACTCGGCCGACGAGGTGGACGTCCTACTCGTGGGCGTCGGAGCCATGGGCGGGCTGGTCGCGCAGACCTTCGCCGAGGCCGGCCTCACGGTCGTCGGCCTGGAGGCGGGACCCTGGCGCGGCAAGGACGACTTCCGGCCCGACGAACTCGGCGACGCGTACTACGCCCGCGCCGGGCTGGGGCCCAAGTTCCAACAGGAGACGCCTCGTTGGCGCCAGGACGCGGACGACGCCGGGAGCCAGGAGGCGACGTTCTCGCTCGGCCGGATGGTCAACGGCGTCGGCGGCTCGGCCGGTCACTACGGCGCCTGGCTGCGCCGCTTCCACCCCTGGCACTTCCGGCCGCTCACCCGCATCACCGAACAGTACGGACGGGACATCCTCCCCGAGGACTGCACTCTCGCCGACTGGCCTGTCACGTACGAGGAGTTGGAGCCGTACTACACGCGCCTGGAGCACCTGATCGGTGTGGCCGGCGACGACTCCAACCCGTACGTCGAGCGCAGCAAGCCGCTGCCCATGCCCCCGATGCGGCCCTTCTCCCTCGGTGAGCGGTTCCGCACGGCGACCGAGGCCCGGGGCCTGCATCCGCATCCCGTCCCGGTGGGCCTCAACACCGTGGAGTACGGCGGCCGGCCCGCGACGACCTACTCGGCGTGGAGCAACGGGCTCGGCACCAGCAGCGGAGACCGCTGGCACCCGGGGCTCGGCCCCGTGCCGCAGGCCCTGCGGACGGGCAGGTTCGAGCTGCGTACCCATTGCCGGGCCATCCGTGTGCTGCTCGACTCCACCGGGGCCGCCGTCGGAGTCGAGTACCTCGACCCGCACGGCAGGGTCCGTACCCAGCACGCCCGCGCCGTGATCCTGTCCGCCTACACGTACGAGAACCTGCGGCTGATGTTCGTCTCGGCGGACGGCAAGCACCCGGACGGGCTGGGCAACACCACCGGCCAGCTCGGCAAGCACTACATGACCAAGATGTTCGCCCACGTCAACGGCTTCCTCCCCGACGTGTACCTCAACCGGCACACCGGACCGGCGGCCCAGGGCATGGTGCTGGACGACTACGTGGCCGAGCGGTTCGACTTCGCCGCGCACGGATTCGTCGGCGGCGCCACGCTCGGCGCCGAGCAGCAGTTCCTGCCGCTCCAGATCAGCCGGGAGTGTCTGCCGCCCGATGTCCGCCCGTGGGGCAGGTCCTACCGCGCCCATCTGCTGCGCTGGCAGCACCAGGGCGTCGTGCGGATCCAGCCGGACGCGCTCCCGTACGCGGGCCACTTCGTGGACCTCGACCCCCGGCACCGCGACCGCTCCGGCGTCGGCATGCCGGTGGTCCGGGTCACCTACCGGCTGCGCGAGAACGAGCGGCGGCTCGCGGCCTGGATGGGCGAACAGGCCGCCGGGATCCTGCGCGAGATGGGCGCCGCCACCACGTGGGAGGGCCCGCACTTCACGGGCGTCGGCTCCAGCCACGACCTGGGCGGCTGCCGCTTCGGCGAGGATCCCGCCGACACGGTCCTCGACCCTTGGCTGGCCGTTCACGACACCCCCGGCCTGCATGTCTACGGCGGTGCGGCGTTCCCCAGCTGCCCCGGCATCAACCCGACGCTCACCATCTGGGCCGTCGTGTTGCGCGCCGCCGAGAAGCTGGCCGGCGACCTGGGCGGGAGCGTCGTATGA
- a CDS encoding LacI family DNA-binding transcriptional regulator, which yields MPRVTLSDIAAACGVSKATVSLVVRDSPRVSAATKARVREAMEQLGYVYDRRAANLRAQRSMTVALVATNVRNPYFAELTMAIERVLYKRGYTLLLGYSHDDQERQTRLLEAMREHRVDGLLLVPSYDTSAAMLQKSLVASATPHVLVTRHVPSHQADYIGVDNRAAGHLLGDHLVRSGRRHVAFLGGPPRSTARVEREEGLRTALEGHGCALDPALSVATSADRGGGERAVELLAETGRPYDAIVCYSDVVAFGAISALRALGMEPGRDVAVAGFDDVPDAVLQHPSLTTVATHPDQTGAEAAELLLRRIEERDRQPHTVLLTPELKVRESTRREDGATDADSGRADLR from the coding sequence GTGCCAAGAGTCACCCTCAGCGACATCGCCGCGGCCTGCGGCGTCTCGAAGGCCACGGTGTCACTCGTGGTGCGGGACAGCCCCCGGGTGTCCGCGGCGACCAAGGCGCGGGTCCGCGAGGCCATGGAACAGCTGGGTTACGTGTACGACCGGCGGGCGGCCAACCTGCGTGCCCAGCGGTCGATGACGGTGGCCCTGGTGGCGACCAACGTGCGCAACCCGTACTTCGCCGAGCTGACGATGGCGATCGAGCGGGTGCTGTACAAACGCGGCTACACGCTGCTGCTCGGCTACAGCCACGACGACCAGGAGCGGCAGACGCGGCTGCTGGAGGCGATGCGTGAGCACCGGGTGGACGGGCTGCTGCTGGTGCCGTCGTACGACACAAGCGCGGCGATGCTCCAGAAGTCGCTCGTCGCGTCCGCCACTCCGCATGTGCTGGTCACCCGTCATGTGCCCAGTCACCAGGCGGACTACATCGGCGTGGACAACCGCGCGGCGGGGCACCTGCTCGGCGATCACCTCGTGCGGTCGGGGCGGCGGCACGTCGCCTTCCTCGGCGGCCCGCCCCGGTCGACCGCGCGGGTGGAGCGTGAGGAGGGCCTGCGCACCGCCCTGGAGGGTCACGGGTGTGCCCTCGACCCTGCCCTGTCGGTCGCCACCAGCGCCGATCGCGGCGGGGGCGAGCGCGCGGTCGAACTGCTCGCCGAGACCGGCCGGCCGTACGACGCCATCGTCTGCTACAGCGACGTGGTGGCCTTCGGCGCGATCTCGGCCCTCCGAGCACTGGGCATGGAACCCGGCCGGGACGTGGCCGTCGCCGGCTTCGACGACGTACCGGACGCCGTCCTGCAGCATCCCTCACTCACCACGGTCGCCACACATCCCGACCAGACCGGCGCCGAGGCGGCGGAGCTCCTGCTCCGCCGGATCGAGGAACGGGACCGGCAGCCGCACACCGTGCTCCTGACCCCGGAGCTGAAGGTGCGCGAGTCCACACGGCGTGAGGACGGGGCGACGGACGCCGACTCCGGACGGGCGGACCTCCGATGA